One Aegilops tauschii subsp. strangulata cultivar AL8/78 chromosome 7, Aet v6.0, whole genome shotgun sequence genomic window carries:
- the LOC109754383 gene encoding uncharacterized protein, with product MDRFHDGHHVRLRSRVLGKYLHADDDVQGVSLRARRASLNQAWTVHIYNGNGAYLLLYSATYGRYLATTATRAPRGHRGFRAGQREYDQSEVQAIMWRAVRSGFGDDVLLRDAGGRYLRANGKYRPWNTGVTVEASDNVSAMMYWTVEPIPARDGTPGLPGPIQSPPPTIFWREPVMWRQIRYMVSEPDGPIYTEYCWSTFQFRGRSVFHLRNEVARHTRFVLEGRQPFDLVMCVQAGRHGRLTPLFVDLPRGDLLPTFWIVVFLSGTPAYNALRHPNVDAE from the exons ATGGACCGGTTCCACGACGGGCACCACGTGCGGCTGCGGAGCCGCGTGCTCGGCAAGTACCTCCACGCCGACGACGACGTGCAGGGCGTCTCCCTCCGCGCGCGCCGCGCCTCGCTGAACCAGGCGTGGACGGTGCACATCTACAACGGCAACGGCGCGTACCTGCTCCTCTACAGCGCCACCTACGGCCGCTACCTCGCCACCACGGCCACGCGGGCGCCGCGCGGCCACCGCGGCTTCCGCGCCGGGCAGCGCGAATACGACCAGTCGGAGGTGCAGGCCATCATGTGGCGGGCCGTCAGGTCAGGCTTCGGGGACGACGTCCTGCTCCGCGACGCCGGCGGCCGCTACCTCCGCGCCAACGGCAAGTACCGCCCCTGGAACACCGGCGTCACCGTCGAGGCCAGCGACAACGTCAGCGCCATGATGTACTGGACCGTCGAGCCCATCCCCGCCAGAGACGGCACGCCTGGCCTTCCAGGCCCGATTCAG AGCCCCCCTCCGACGATTTTCTGGCGCGAGCCGGTGATGTGGCGGCAGATCCGGTACATGGTGTCGGAGCCCGACGGCCCCATCTACACCGAGTACTGCTGGTCCACGTTCCAGTTCAGGGGGAGGTCCGTGTTCCACCTGAGGAACGAGGTGGCCAGGCACACCCGCTTCGTCCTGGAAGGCCGTCAACCCTTCGACCTCGTAATGTGCGTCCAAGCGGGCCGCCACGGGCGTCTGACCCCGCTCTTCGTCGACCTGCCCCGCGGCGACCTCTTACCGACCTTCTGGATCGTCGTCTTCCTGTCCGGGACCCCAG CCTACAATGCGCTGCGACACCCGAATGTTGACGCAGAGTAG